In the genome of Methanophagales archaeon, the window TACCTCCATACTCCTCCAGACTAACGAATACCCCAAAGGTCTTGAGCTCTCTCACCGTGCATACTACCAGTTCCCCCTTCTCAGGCCATTCCTCCTTAGGCTTTGGCATCCTCTCCTGTCACCTCAATTGTCAATTGAGCAATCAATCATCCGAGAACATCTATTATCCTGCTCTTTATCTCTGCCTTACCACCCCGTGGTTCGACCAGAGTCCTTCCACAAACGTTACATCTAACCGTAGTGGTTGCGTGGTCAAATACAATCTGCTCATTCTCACAGTCATCGCATCTCAACTTTAGGAATTTGCTCCTCGTTTCCCTTTTCATCTTCTCATCCCTCCTCTGCCTATGCTATTTATTCAACGAACTCGAGCTTGGAAACCCGGAAACCCTCCCTCTGATGTGCCTTCTTACATTCCATGCATTTATACCTGAGAAAGACCTTCTTCGTTGGTTTGTCTCCACCAGGTACTTTGGAGAATTTGCCGCTATTCCCTATGCCCGATTTGCGCTTCTTCTGCCTGACAATCCAGTTTAAAGAGGAAGGTCTGCCTTTTTTCACCTTCTCCACTTCATGCTCCGTATGTCGCCCGCAGAAAGGGCAGAAAATCCTTACTCGCTTCGGCATCTTCATCTTATCCTCTCACCTCTCTCCCTCTTATACGCTTCGAATCGCATTGCAACACCTCGATTACATAATATCTCCGCATTGGTCTTCGGCAACATGATAACATCTTCTTTTCCCACTTTATAAATCCTACCATCTGTACCCATGAAGGTCGGGATATTCTCCAGAATCCTGACCATATCATACTGGTTACTGTGCTTGTTATCTGTATCATCATTATCTTTTTCATTATAACGTTCAGTATGTGTTTTCTCTTGCTTTTGCGGCTTGCTTCTTATCAGTGCGGGCTTACCAAAGATATAAGCGAATATCCGCGCTCTGCCCTCTTCCACCTGGCTCTTCACCGCTTGAAACATCTCCCGCTCCTCATCCAGCATTCCTTTAGGCGGTGTATCCATGCCCGAGCTGGCAAGTTTTATTATCTTCCCTATCCTCCTCCTTATTATATCTTCTATCTTCATCCTCGCATTCCTCATTTCGTCTTCCAGAAAGCCCTTTCTGGTCTCATCCGCCTCCTCCTTCTCAGTCTCCAGTTTGGCGATGTAATCCCTCACATCCTCACAGAATCTATCAGGTAATTCCTGGAGCGAGGCAGTATTTCGCTCTCTGTAGAGGATCTCCCAGAGTTTTTCTATATCCATAAAATGAAGATAAATTTGTAGTTGAAGATTATATTATTTTAAGGGTGAGATGAAACTTTTTCGTACGCTTATACCATTGAGAGAAGCACAGAGCATGGTTTTAAGGCATGTGAGGCGTGTGGGTGTAGAGGAAGTCAGCTTTGATCTCGCTGCTGGTAGGGTTCTTGCGGAAGACATCATCTCTGAGATGGATAGCCCTCCTTTTAACCGCGCTGCTATGGATGGTTACGCAGTGAAAGCTGAGGATACCTTTGGAGCAGCACCGGATAAACCTCTGGTTCTTCACAGGCGTGAACCAGGCTCGGAGTCAGAGGAGCTGAACGAGGGAGAGTATATCCCCGTACAAACAGGTATGCCGATGCCGAAAGGTAGTAATGCAGTGCTCATGTTAGAATATGGGAGGGAGAGGGACTCGAAGCTGGAGATCTTTAAGCCTGTTACGCCAGGAAAAAATGTCTCTTTCAAGGGCGAAGATGTGAGGCGCGGGGATATAATATTAAATAAGGGGCGGGTACTTCGAGCCGCTGACATCGGTATGCTTGCATCTATTGGCAAGAGTCGTGTGAAAGTGTATAAAAGAGGTATTATCGGGATTTTATCAACGGGAGACGAGTTGTATGATCCAAAGGGCAGTTCGAAAGGGGCAATCGCGGACGTGAACAGTTATGTACTGGCAGCGTTGATGGGTATGATAGCGAAACCATCCAGAATGGGCATAGTGAGGGACAATTATGACGCGCTAAAAGCTGCAATTGAATCCTGTATTACAGACTGCGACGCCGACGCTATACTGGTGAGCGGCGGTAGTTCAGTGGGTAACCGTGATTTTATTGGGGATGTAGTGGAGGATTTAGGCGAGATGATATTTCATGGCGTTGCTATTCGACCGGGAGAGCCAACTGGCTTTGGAATCATAAATGAAAAACCCATCTTCTGCCTACCGGGGTATCCAGTATCAATGATTGCGGCATTTGAGATGCTTGTTAGACCCCTTATAGAAGCGATGCATGGGCTAAAAGGGGCAATGATAAGGCAGGTCTTCGCGGTTGTTAGCAAGAAGATACCATCGGCAGTGGGCAGAACCGATTTCGTCCGCGTCAGGTTATATCATGATGAGTATGATGGCAAATATTATGTGGAGCCGATAAGGGTAAGTGGTTCGGGCATTTTATCCAGCGTAACGAGATCCGATGGGTTTGTCATAATAGAGGATAATAAAGAGGGTATAGAGGAGGGTGAACAGATAGGAGTAAACCTGTGGTGAAGGTAAGATATGAAAGTAGAAGAGAGTGTGGAGGATGGAGCACGTATGAGGCAAGAGGTCTGGGATTCATTGCCCAGAGGTAATGTCTTCTTCGCACCTACTGATCCGGACAGGTTCTTCGAGGGTATAAAATTTGACATCTCGCCCAGGCAGTTTGGACTACGTGTGCGTAAGCATGACATGTATTGCGAATTGGGCGGACCGAGGCACAGATACAGTAGTTTCTTCTTCATCGAGGTTGTGAACGATGCAGAACGAATAGAGGATGGACGGATAGAAGTAATAGGACCGGAGATAAAGGATATAGAGGGTCAATCACTGCCTTTTGGATTCTGGATCAGATATTATGGCAAGCATCTTACAACCGATTATCTGGATTTACTGACGAGATGGACATACTTCGCACTTGAGGAGGGAGAGGGGTGGATGCTGCTCAACACGCGGGACACGATATGGCTAAGATTGCACAAGAAATATGCTCACAAACATGACTTTAAGCATCTTGGTCAGGCAATGATAAACCTCTGTAAGATACAGTTTCCGATGGTCGAGCGAGCGGATGCGAAGATACTGATAGCGAGTGAGGAGCTGGGAGGTGCGAAATTGACGAAGAAGATAGTGGACAGTGTCTGTATACCATATTGGGAGCGTGTGGACAAACAAGCGAGACGATTCTCAGATGAGGACGTTGACACCTTCTACGGATGTACCATCTGCCAGACATTCGCACCGACGCATGTATGCGTGGTAGCCCCGGATAGGCCACCTTATTGCGGGATAATCACATGGATAGGTGCA includes:
- the cdhC gene encoding CO dehydrogenase/CO-methylating acetyl-CoA synthase complex subunit beta is translated as MKVEESVEDGARMRQEVWDSLPRGNVFFAPTDPDRFFEGIKFDISPRQFGLRVRKHDMYCELGGPRHRYSSFFFIEVVNDAERIEDGRIEVIGPEIKDIEGQSLPFGFWIRYYGKHLTTDYLDLLTRWTYFALEEGEGWMLLNTRDTIWLRLHKKYAHKHDFKHLGQAMINLCKIQFPMVERADAKILIASEELGGAKLTKKIVDSVCIPYWERVDKQARRFSDEDVDTFYGCTICQTFAPTHVCVVAPDRPPYCGIITWIGAKVMCDLDPYGYIFAMPLGECIDPVGGEYTGVNEKIYEKSNRTYKRVVMYSSITYPQTNCGCFEAAIFYIPEVDGLGLVDRRYAGETPLGLTFSRLAGLISGGLQNHGYCGISFRTPRSKKFVRADGGWNRVVWIPKEYKEMLVEYIPADMYPLIATEDDCVDPLELREFLKRVNHPVVQLWKNGEEPQPLKIPPPNTDWDTAEEHIARERGRRLLRI
- a CDS encoding molybdopterin molybdotransferase MoeA, whose translation is MKLFRTLIPLREAQSMVLRHVRRVGVEEVSFDLAAGRVLAEDIISEMDSPPFNRAAMDGYAVKAEDTFGAAPDKPLVLHRREPGSESEELNEGEYIPVQTGMPMPKGSNAVLMLEYGRERDSKLEIFKPVTPGKNVSFKGEDVRRGDIILNKGRVLRAADIGMLASIGKSRVKVYKRGIIGILSTGDELYDPKGSSKGAIADVNSYVLAALMGMIAKPSRMGIVRDNYDALKAAIESCITDCDADAILVSGGSSVGNRDFIGDVVEDLGEMIFHGVAIRPGEPTGFGIINEKPIFCLPGYPVSMIAAFEMLVRPLIEAMHGLKGAMIRQVFAVVSKKIPSAVGRTDFVRVRLYHDEYDGKYYVEPIRVSGSGILSSVTRSDGFVIIEDNKEGIEEGEQIGVNLW
- a CDS encoding 50S ribosomal protein L44e → MPKRVRIFCPFCGRHTEHEVEKVKKGRPSSLNWIVRQKKRKSGIGNSGKFSKVPGGDKPTKKVFLRYKCMECKKAHQREGFRVSKLEFVE
- a CDS encoding 30S ribosomal protein S27e, whose product is MKRETRSKFLKLRCDDCENEQIVFDHATTTVRCNVCGRTLVEPRGGKAEIKSRIIDVLG